One window from the genome of Elaeis guineensis isolate ETL-2024a chromosome 5, EG11, whole genome shotgun sequence encodes:
- the LOC105045190 gene encoding uncharacterized protein, with product MEESPSTMESIRKWVIDHKLRTVGCLWLSGIGSSVAYNWSRPNMKPSVKIIHARLHAQALTLAALAGAALVEYYDHRTGSGSKVNQYTKQIFTMDTHPQKD from the exons atggaagagagcCCAAGCACGATGGAATCGATAAGGAAATGGGTCATAGATCACAAGCTTCGGACTGTTG GTTGTTTGTGGTTAAGCGGAATAGGGAGCTCAGTTGCGTACAATTGGTCTCGGCCGAACATGAAACCCAGCGTTAAGATCATCCATGCAAG GTTACATGCTCAGGCTCTCACTCTGGCTGCCTTGGCCGGAGCAGCATTGGTTGAGTACTATGACCATCGGACAGGATCAGGATCCAAGGTGAACCAATACACCAAACAGATCTTCACGATGGATACGCACCCACAGAAAGATTAA